AGACTCTCGAACTGCGAAGCCAACACCAGATAAATCATCACAATCGCCAGGAAAAGCGCTTCAATGATGTAGCCGAATGCTTCCATCTGGAATTCCGCCTCGCCGGTCGCGTAAATGCTGTACCCGGGCGGCGTCGGAATCATCTGTGCCTTAGCCAGCGCCTCATTGCGGACATCGCCCGCAAACCGACCTGCGTTATTGCCGGTAACTTTGACCGTTTTCTGCCGGTCATAGCGCGTGAGTTCAGCAACGGCACTCGCTTCATTGAACTTCGCTACATAACTCAGCGGGAATTGGTGCCCCTTCTGGCCGTCAATGTCCTTTGCCGAGGGAAGCAGAATTCTTGACAGGTCTGACAGATCATTCCGGTCCTCAGTCTTCAACCGCAGCCTCACATCTGCCTGCTTGTCACCTTCCTGGAATTTGAACGGCACGACGCCATTCACCAGATAACGCGATGCCAATGCAATCTGCGCGACATTCAGACCCAGATCCGATAACTTCTCTCGATCAAGTTCAATCTGAATCTCCGGCTTGCCCTCGCCCAGCGAGTTGTCAACCTCGACAGCGCCGGGAGTCGCACGTACTGAATCCTCGACCATCGCCGCCAATACCTTCAGTTGGTCCATCCGGTCGCCCGAAATCGAAATTTCGATCGGTGCGCCGCCGCCTTCGGCCTTTTCGCCGGTTATACTGATCTGCAATCCCGGATAGTTTGCCAAGTCTGCACGAAGCGACTCAATCACCTCAAACGAGGACCGCTCGCGCTGATCCAGTTCGACCATCCTCACCGTGATGGTTCCTTCATTGTCCGGGTTGATTCCGGTGCCGATTGTAGTGTAAACATCCTTCACCTCTGGATACTTCGCCAACACCTTTTCAATGTCGCGCGAAAGCTCCGAGGTCGCGTTCAGGCTCGTTCCCGGTGAGGTTTTAAACGCTACGAAAAACTCGCCGCGATCATATTCCGGCACAAACTCGGTTCCAATCAGCGGAACAATCATCAGACTGCCGGCAAATGCGAGCGTGGCGACGAGCATCACTATCGCTCGTCTATTTAATGCAAATCCCACTGAGTTCTGCAGGATGATATTCAGCTTTTCGAAGATCCCATTCCACCAGTTCGTGAATCGATAGATTGGATTCTTAGTCGCCTGATGGAATTCATGCTCCTGTTGAAGCCAGCGCGAGGACAACATCGGCGTTAGCGTAAACGCCACGAACAGCGACACCGCAACACTCACTGCCACAGTGATGCCGAATGCGTAGAAGAACTGTCCGACGATGCCCTTCATAAACGCCACCGGCACGAATACCACAATAATCGTCAGCGTCGTCGCCAATACCGCAAGCGCTATCTCCTTGGTGGCATCATAAGCTGCATCCGCCGGTTTCTTTTTGTATGACAAATGCCTGTAGATATTCTCGATGACGACGATGGCGTCGTCCATCAACAAACCCACAGCCAGCGACAATGCCAGCAATGTCATGAAATTCAGCGTGAAGTTAAGCATTCCCATGAACAGGAATGTCGCCACAATCGAGGTCGGAATCGCAATCGCCGAAATAATCGTCGCGCGCAAATCGGCCAGGAAGAAGAAAATCACAATGACCGCCAGTAGGCCGCCATAGATGATATTGACAATTACGTCGTGTACGGCTTCTTCGGTAAACTTCGACTTGTCCGCTGCGATCGTCACTTCGATATCGGACGGTAGCGTTTTCTGCAACTCTGCCAGACGCGACTTGACGGCTGCTGCCACGTCAACTTCATTGGCGCCGGATTGCTTCACCAGATCGAGTCCGACTGCCCTGCGGCCATTCAGTCGCGAAATCGACTCGACCTCCTTGGTCGTATCCTTAATCTCGGCAATATCTCGCAACAGCACCTGAACGCCTTGGTCGTTCTTGATTACAGTATTCGCCAGCTGTTCGACACTCGTAACCTTTCCGAGCGTGCGGATCGACACATCGCGGTCACCGCGCTCGATCTTGCCTGCTGGAAGTTCAAGGCTCGCCGCCTCAATTTTGTTCTGCACTTCGAATATCGAAAGATTGTACGACTCGAGACTGGTCAAATCCAGCTCCACCAGAATCTCCCGTTCTTCGCCGCCGACCAGTTCGACATTGCCGATACCGGCTGTACTCTCCAGTGCTTTCTTTATATCTTCCTTGGCAATCAGCGTCAGTTCTCGCGTCGAGCGGTTGCCTGCGATAGCCAAGCGAAATGATCGGCTGTGCCATTGGGTCGAATTTCTGGATAACCGGCTCTTCCATATCGTCCGGCAATTCGGCTCGAATACCGGCAATCTTGTCGCGCACATCCTGCGCTACAATATTCTCGTCCGACTCAAGCTGAAACTCCGCGAATGTAAAAGCATAGCCCTCATACGATGTCGATGTAATATGCCTTACACCCGAGACCGTGTTGATCGCGTCCTCCATTTTGGAGACGATCTCCGTTTCCATCGTTTCTGGTGAAGCGCCCGGATATTGCACCGTCACCACCACAAACGGGAATGAAATGTCCGGAAACATCTCGACGCTTAGATCGCGATAGGCGAACATTCCCAGTACCAGCAGCGCCAGCATCACCATCACAGTGAACACCGGCCGCGCTATCGAGATTTTTGCTAGTATCATATTACTTCTCTGATCTCACTACCGGATAACCGTTGGATAGAAAACCCTGTCCCAAGTAAACAACCTCGTCACCAGCTTCAAGCCCCGACAAAATTTCAATCGTTGTCTCATTCTTCAAACCCAAAGTCACAGTACGAGCATAGGCAGTGTCGTTCTTCACAACAAAGAGACTGTACACGCCTTCCTGCGACAACAGCGAAGACTGCGGCACACGCAAC
The sequence above is a segment of the bacterium genome. Coding sequences within it:
- a CDS encoding efflux RND transporter permease subunit, which codes for MAIAGNRSTRELTLIAKEDIKKALESTAGIGNVELVGGEEREILVELDLTSLESYNLSIFEVQNKIEAASLELPAGKIERGDRDVSIRTLGKVTSVEQLANTVIKNDQGVQVLLRDIAEIKDTTKEVESISRLNGRRAVGLDLVKQSGANEVDVAAAVKSRLAELQKTLPSDIEVTIAADKSKFTEEAVHDVIVNIIYGGLLAVIVIFFFLADLRATIISAIAIPTSIVATFLFMGMLNFTLNFMTLLALSLAVGLLMDDAIVVIENIYRHLSYKKKPADAAYDATKEIALAVLATTLTIIVVFVPVAFMKGIVGQFFYAFGITVAVSVAVSLFVAFTLTPMLSSRWLQQEHEFHQATKNPIYRFTNWWNGIFEKLNIILQNSVGFALNRRAIVMLVATLAFAGSLMIVPLIGTEFVPEYDRGEFFVAFKTSPGTSLNATSELSRDIEKVLAKYPEVKDVYTTIGTGINPDNEGTITVRMVELDQRERSSFEVIESLRADLANYPGLQISITGEKAEGGGAPIEISISGDRMDQLKVLAAMVEDSVRATPGAVEVDNSLGEGKPEIQIELDREKLSDLGLNVAQIALASRYLVNGVVPFKFQEGDKQADVRLRLKTEDRNDLSDLSRILLPSAKDIDGQKGHQFPLSYVAKFNEASAVAELTRYDRQKTVKVTGNNAGRFAGDVRNEALAKAQMIPTPPGYSIYATGEAEFQMEAFGYIIEALFLAIVMIYLVLASQFESLTDPFSIMLSLPMSLLGAFLGLLFFGSSISIMSLIGIVMLMGLVTKNAILLIDFAKQEMARGTERRAALIKASSVRLRPIIMTTAAMIFGMLPLALGIGPGAELRAGIARAVIGGLITSTGLTLVVVPVVYSLLDDLTKKWRKKEVVVAEGH